A region of the Candidatus Zixiibacteriota bacterium genome:
TCTGGGTTCCTCTTCCGGATTAAATTCTGCTTCGTAGCCGGTTATAAGAACTACTGGAAGTTTAGGGAAATTATGCTTCACGGTCTTTAAAAGCTCATGTCCATTCATCTTGGGCATCATCAGGTCAGTTATCACCAGGTCGAAGGTTTCCTCATTTAAAATATCCAAAGCTTCCTCCCCATCCTGTGCTTTCTTGCTGGTAA
Encoded here:
- a CDS encoding response regulator, which encodes MSHGFKNKKVLIVEDNPNMSSLLADILLQCFDLTSKKAQDGEEALDILNEETFDLVITDLMMPKMNGHELLKTVKHNFPKLPVVLITGYEAEFNPEEEPRPDGFLLKPFKVQQIDEVLKRIPNFQR